TGCAGAAGTTTGAAAGTGAAATAAGTAGTGGTTAATTTGAAAGAGTTTTGCATCGAGTGGTGTTAAAATGGGAAGGTCGGAGCAAGGAGGATCACCGAAACCACATCATTACTTGGAAGCAAAAAAGAAGCGGCTTACATATATATGCGGAGTAAGCGCCTTTGTGCGTGTTGTTCTATGTGTTGGGAGCTTGGCAAAGCAAACCAAATGCGGTCTGATCGGTATCAACATCCGAGGATTGGCGAGGAAAATAAAGGGGTAGGCTGTAAAGTGCGAGAACAAAGCGCGATAATATCAACAAAGAACGGATCTCCGGGACAAACATAGCATTAGACTTTCAAAGCCATCATCGATTAGAGTGAATGAGACTTCATCATTTCTTTGTCGAAGAGTTTGCGACTGTGATATGTCGTATAGCGAGTACACCCCTTGTCAAGATCCGAGAAGAGGTAGGAAGTTCGATAGGTACATGTTGAAGTACAGAGAACGACATTGTCCTAGCAAGGAAGAACAACTGGGATGCCTGATCCAGGCACCCCCAAAATACAAGACTCCATTCAAGTGGCCGCAAAGTAGAGATTATGCTTGGTATGACAATATCCCTCACAAGGAGCTCAGCATTGAAAAGGCGGTCCAAAACTGGATCCAAGTTGAGGGTGACCGCTTTAGGTTTCCTGGAGGCGGTACTATGTTTCCACGTGGTGCTGATGCTTATATTGATGAACTACTCAAAAATTATCACCCCTAAATTATAATTTTGCACAATTATCACCCCTAAATTATGAACTACTCAAAACTACTCAAAACTACTCAAATGTATCGATACTCAGCGAAGTCAGTAAAAAACACACTCTTCCCAAACTACCCTTCTTCACCACACTGCACCTGCCAGTCTCTCGGCTCAGCAGTAACCGCCAGTAACTTAAATGGCACGGGGGTAAGGATGACAACATGTTGCAAAGCGGCGGAAGTGACGATGGCGGAACAGTCCCCGGGATCAGGCGAGAATTGGGTTCCTGTGGTGCCATTGTCTGCGTTGCCTAAAGGAGAATTGGGTTCCTGTGGTGCCATCGACATATATATCTCCAGAAACCGACTGCGGCCCTGAAGCAGCCATCACTACAAAGTAAGCATATTTCAAACCTTAATTACGAAACATCTGCAATCTATATTACCATAAACCCTTACACCAATCTAATCCCCTTTCAAAACAAGTCAATCTTCCAGcttcaatcacattaacaaactTATATAATCAAAGATAAAGCGCAAGAAAGCAGCAAAGATAATACCTAGAATGTTCAAGTATCAATCAATAAGCGAGCTAACAATTGATTCAATAAATTCAACGAATAAAATCGAATTTAGACAGGATAAATACATGATTAACAGATAAGAAAAGAGGAAAATGTGAAATTAGCTGACCTAATTGGGAAATGAGATGAAAATGGAGATGATCGGCGTGAATCGACGgagaaaaccctagaaattggggaaGAACGGAGTTCACCGGAGGAGCTCGGTTGAAGAAATGAATTGAGTAAATGAACTTAAAATGTGTGCGTTAGTTAATTAGAATTATATAGGGGACACGTGGCAACATCTGGTGTGTCTCTAATTTTTAGATCCAATggtttagaaggtgtccagccgcctcaccctaagaagggtgcctcacatgattcaatctctatatatatatatatatatatatatatacttaaaagaggaacttttgaagcgatttcattggctattgTTTTAGTTGAATAAATTATGAGCCAACTAATTTCTTTAATAAAATATTCTCTAATTCCTTATCAAATTAGCTCAGTTTTTGTGTATAATAATTATACTAATTAAAAGACTAAATTTTTTAATAGAAATTTTCACGTATATATACTCCCCTAATGTGTTTCCCTTCCCTGTCATGTTTTTTGtaacctaattaattatttttatgcATCCTCTCCCTAATGATTTTATGGTTTTTTTGTAACATAATTATGTATTCCTAATGTAtaatgtaaatttgatgtttttatttatttaagtataattttttttaattaagttTCTTTTCTATGCAGTCTAATGTTAGAGTTATGAGGAAAGATTAAGCAACATTACCTACGAAAAATTGATCTAGTAACGTAAGATTTACACCTCTATAGCAATGGATGATGCAGTTTTACCTACCATTATTGCTTTATATTAATATACTGATACATAACGTTAGAATTAATACGGAATTGTATGGAAGTTTCTTATTTGTAAAAATTTGCAATTACATGGTGAGACATTGTGTATGACATATGTTGTCTCCCTTTGTATTTCTTTTCTTTAATTGTTGATTATTTATTCCTAATGTATGTTTAAATTTCTAATGATATACTGTATAAATACTTTGTAATGTTTCATGAGACTTTTTCTGTTTGCCATCATTTTCGTTGGTGTGAGTTGTACGTTATGTCTCTGTTCCCTCAATTATTAGTAAGTTCATTTAAAGTataaaaattattaatttttttttattgagGTATAATTTTTGTTTATTGTAAGTTGTTTGATAGAAGCGATTGCAACAAAATTCTTCTCTTCTAAATTTAAATAGAAGAAGATAGTACAAGATTATATTTCTATAAAGTTTATGGAAATATTAAAATTTTGCTAAAAAATTGGAGACAATTAATGCTATAAGTTGTGCTAATTGTGGGAGTAATGGGTGACGGTTGGTGAGTGGTGAGTACTGAGATGTGATGGCTTTGGCACGAGGTGGTCTTGGAAGCATAGCCGATGTCTAGGCGTGGTGTGGTAGTATGTATATGCACGATAGCATGAAAATCCTAACGTAGTGTATGGCGCGGAGTACTTGGGATTTTGGGGAAGAAGGAGCTGGTAAAACGCAAGGGTTTGCCGGTCCAAGTTTTGCAAacaatttttattgtttttacaaattaaaaaactaaataatgaatataaaaaaataaaataatccaACAAAGATTATAATAGTTCTATTAAATTCTATCAAAAGTAGTTGTAAAAGATATATTTAATCAAATTTTCCAAGCTTAAAAGCCACCCATGCACTAGAACTTTAGAAGTAGAGTTTCTAACAACTTAGCAAAGATTAAAACTCTATCTACATTAAACCGCTTTTATATTCCTAGCTACGAAGTATTATTATTACCAATGACTTAAGTAGTTAAGTGTATGTATATATAGTTTGTCTCATAAAAAATCCATCCTCAATCATAGATGATTCACGCTTATTTGCTCCCCTTGTGTTGAGTTACTTTTTAACTTATGTGCACATGAATTACTCATTTATTTTAATGAAGATAAgattaaaaattattattataatttgttACAAATAGTTTTAATTATATAAATCTTTAGAGTTGCAGTATCATAATGAGTGTACTTGCGTATCAACTCAAATTTTCTGAATCTAAAGCGTTTGCATTTCGAATCATTAATTACTACCACGATAAAATACTTTAACGGCATTGTTAAGATATAACACGGGCAATACACATTATAAAATCAAGTTATTATCTAAAGCTAAATTAATTAGGTACatattttaaattaaatttattaatgTATGAACACGAAAGTCTTCGATTATTGAACGTACTTAGGATTGATCGACCTTAACTTAGCATTATGATACAATTGGGGCATTGCCATGATAAATTCTTGAAAGCCATTGTTACAATAAGACAGGGGCAACACCCTTTTTTTAAAGGTTAACGTCACGAtaattgacacggctgtcgcaatcctatataaaataaaaccaacccgtctctataaaatgtagtagaggcagtcgggtatcgaatccatagtgtggacgcgggcccacgggggcgaaaagcgaagcaagcttttcctcttggtttgtttgcatttgtggagtcgccaccaatttattgtggaaaattggaaaccgttcgaatacctcgtgtcatgtcaagacacaaagtaatgacatgaacactaagcactcgttacccttagcattctatgtctagaatgactctcgtggatgccaatgaacacggatgttcacagagatctggagtaaggggtgagggtacgtattaggaagctcttttgatcgaacacctaatcccgcctgccccgatagcggcctctactaatgattagggaagttgtctatactcgatatgttgtcgatttatatgcatgcaatgcaacatccaataaattaatcctaacatgtgagaattaactaagtcggttaacacgtaatttaacatataattaatgtcgaggtagaaacttaggttaattgcatatgagaacatacaaacaatacaataaaagaaatacaataaaaaatatgataaagaaaaaattacaataattacatcggatttaatgatttatgtcgaaaatacatttaaaacggatggttttagaaaagaaagaataaatgaataaacgagtagattatggatgataatacgactaataattaattaaatacgtaattaaaactaGGTccaggcagaaacgggagttcagggacataaatcaaccgggaacaggcgcagcagagctgcgtcccttggaagaggcgcaacagtcgctGCGTCtcttcctgggttgagttctggctgtgaagccgaaactGCATCTCGTTAacgttcattggtgaatttaaaggTTGATTAATGAATagttgactcggatgaaagtgattaacacattatttacatgtgaatgaggtcataaaaacgataaaacatgaatgaaactaACTAGAATGAATATATACAAGATTGATTATAAGattattaacaaattaaataaactaatcaaattaattaggttaaacaacgaagaactaatgatgatgacgataaacaacagatgcaaatataccaaagatggattccagagattcaatatgggtaaattgaatctctaaaaaacgaattgattttaatgacgaatacccgcaaatatgaattataagggatttaagtcgggatttaaaagatgaattaattatgaagaattattaataaattacaggttaaaattatcatgcttaaattatcatgttaatgaaacaatgaacaattgaaaacgaaacaaaacaatcgaattatcaaaagacaaaggaagaagaaaggaagcaggaactgcggcagcctcacgaagaggcgcagcaggtactgcgtccctttaaagaggcgcaacagttgctgcgtcctttctcgacggctgtcttctgataatccgtaaaaagggttttaaaacgtggttttacaaatcggttttaagattactttcgacataaatcttacaatattgattataaaaataaagaacaataaacaaaagaaggatttacaccctcagacttacatgtttgacgaaacgagatgaactaagttaatgtttagtgatgctcgactcgaatgtacgacgaaagtgccctctaggaggaaaacgaataagattgattagtgttgattgatgtggagttggtcaaattggtcggtcatgcaaaacgaggctggtactcataaagatccgagcttacgtggtcgaaagttcaagcacgtagacgccaaaaagtaagaacgtggtctagaatgcaaagggagaagagaagggcggacactcgcgtgagaaatatgtgagaccgaaggtctctatttatactaatcacacggaagaaattagggttttcggagaaactttggaagtgaatctcgaaaagatacgaaaaatacgcagaaaagggctgaggaagaggcgcagcaagcactgtgtcccttggaagaggcgcaccacttgctgcgtcctttcctcagtggtttcttcctgcggaagaaagatttccgcgtttctattatggaatagcggattaatctcgtttccttaatattttgtgtgaatattacgggagatattttaccaaagatcaaaagattggaaaatatggaatagaaatatccggaacattccaaaacattctgactcggcatttagaaaatgaagacggtttttctgacccggactccaaatgtactctaattactgccagaacgaccgtatcggcacgtagatcacaattaagaggtagacacaagtatttgagcgatcacttgacgataaacttacgaactgtcacaaatcgttccgtataccaaacatgtggcccaatcatcaccgggtggcttgcgggaggtgcagaaatgaggtatctacagagcccccactttgactgaggctttgacaaggcgaaagtcaaagtatagccatcaggtcaatcgaagattacaacctgacgactatggcgacgcgaggcggctcaaggggtctgagccaaagacctgtcgtcgggaacattttagagtctgtcgactatcggggaggttcgtttaaagtccattagactacgtaaggaggctcgtcagccatcagagaccatacctgaaattccttgaaactccaggggaaacaaaacgcaaTATAGGGaggaggcagcaggacgtagtcaggaactgctgggagaaatctgcttgggtcggcttcaaacaaacttcggaagagcttggggtcgatgttaatatccatgtctcgagaaggacGATTGCCTGTCCGTGAACTCtcactgggggaacataatcgggaactgatcttcacgtctcgagagggaatgtctgtccgtgtactctcgctgggggaacataatagaggcgtgtcgaaacacctgtcagagaatattcgctcgttgtgacaaacaaggtctTCGTAAAAATATGGCGACaatttgctgttggcttggaaatacgggtccgggtgaagaataaatgtcaaacggaccaaatatgcgatatgacatcgaggaggaggcgcaccaaagatgggcccacaaaataacgaacttataacgaatcttcgaaaattcatatggagggaaactgaggaagaggcgcagcaagagctgcgttccttggaagaggcgcagcacctgctgcgtcttttcctgggcgtgGCATTCCtgagtaaaaacccgatgaaactgAGGTTTtgtttcataatttcgaaatataattctctaatttctctctcaaattccaatcatttgtcgtcaaaatttgatcaaaaacttgcgtttgccatgactaatcgaggtatgtgtattatttttgcattaatcttctacaattgatcaaattggaccgacaaattaaagttttcaaccctaattatgtcgaaaatttggggcttttcccccaaatgattttgccttgtaaaattgaccttgtaaatggctaattggtagtataagaatcataaccatgtatttgtttcgaattttcgttgagttttgagcatttgagtgaaattgagacggtctcacagctaaaccgtaaatcgcttcgaaaatagccttaggattacccatttgtgacgaaacttgatatttggtatccttgtatgatgggtaaacttcctatcatctcggaattttgatttgtgatggctttttcaggacacttttctagggcataatcgccgttataacgaaatgctgtcgaaattccgactcgaacccatgactaggcttcaacttaggcttgacttgacccaaattaccacatgagcggtcgggtttatgggaaaatggccaaagatggtgagaaaagagcgatttcggagccccgaaaactcgaaaatcccctaattaaggcttgtcgtcacttgacgcggcctaaattcactttaattctgcaggtgatgaggcttctacgtcagggagagctcccatggacgtggataccGCTATTGACCCTTCTTGTTCGCTTGACGAGGCAttagagcaggcttttaccgCCGCGGTGACGGCAGCTGAGGACGAGGTTCTTGAGGAGGAGGTtcttgaggaggaggaggttccGAGACAGGCCAATGTTGGGCGGGGTGGTTGCCAGCTAAGGGGatcacctgcgtgggctgagacttgggactaCAGGCACCTACTTtaggctgcggagggtcacctgtcctacaggacggtgaagagcttggtaaatcgaatttatcactcttcattcatcttctttcatttcattttgttattccttttcttcttcattcaagctaaagatagcttttgtttcgaatccaaataggaggccgggaacatcagatcgttctcgggctacacgacggcgatggggttctacgagaggctgtcggctgaggagcgagccatcatcgatcagggagcgttcggtgctttggtgcaggcttggagggatatcacgaggcggaagcttcgggctaacctcagcctggtccgagctttcttggaccggttttgggacacgacctccacatttcacatgccttttggtgaggtgggggtcacgttggaggattacggcatgatttctggtttgccgtgtgggactgaggtggtggagtggccggagatagccaggagggtagactcggctgaggctaggagattgatcggctggaacttgatgccgaaggTTGCTGCGGTACCCggattggtgcctagttcttacgtccgggattgttttgcggggaagaccccggcgtcggtggtgatcgaggggagggaaatggttcctcctccctgtactgcagagcatagagtccgtttgtggctctggtggttcttgtcttcgatctacctcggagacaagggagataggctatcgacgaagctccttccctttctttctgacctgagcgacctaggcagttgggactgggtcactgctggttttgcggtcctcattcgctttatgagggccatggttcgtccggagttgatggagtaggagacttctcctgctgctgttggccctggactgttgttggaggtatgaaccttcatttcatttcatgaaagatcatttccttttcttatcaaatcacgaaagatcgttattgactatcttgttttacaggcgtgggtgtacacCTAATtttcgggcctcgcgcccaagaggacggagccggtggagagggcttatcccattgtgagggattgggtgatgtgccgtacgaggagccgacgttcctttcacgacgtctgtcgacgggaggtgaacgctcttcagttggacgacgtgagtatttcaccttgcgttgtttgtctttctttcttaccttttagaactgatcataagaatgacccttcgtttgcttttcctAGTGGGTGCCCAAGCTTTGGGTggactacgctggcgctcctccctttgtggctgaggtccttcgacctaggagctcgagcctgttgctgcttaggacgtcgatgggtcctgtgtggtacttgggcgagcgtttggctcgtcagtgctctcgggatgtcttgacggttcccatcgatcctcctcggacgatgtttagggagcctttcgAGGGCGAGAGGAGGGCGACACTGGCGGGCGTTGGTGGTGACACCCTCC
The Silene latifolia isolate original U9 population chromosome 11, ASM4854445v1, whole genome shotgun sequence genome window above contains:
- the LOC141613517 gene encoding putative methyltransferase PMT18; this translates as MSYSEYTPCQDPRRGRKFDRYMLKYRERHCPSKEEQLGCLIQAPPKYKTPFKWPQSRDYAWYDNIPHKELSIEKAVQNWIQVEGDRFRFPGGGTMFPRGADAYIDELLKNYHP